The following are encoded in a window of Paenibacillus polymyxa genomic DNA:
- a CDS encoding carbohydrate ABC transporter permease yields the protein MQLLQRRTAGEAIFDFVNNVFMLIICFVTLYPVWYVLVNSFNEGADAMRGGIYWWPRVFSLGSYQAVFANNGIMTAMGVTIAKTLIGTIVHVFFTAMIAYAYSRKELIGRKLYMLIGTITLFFGGGLIPTYLLIRDLGLLDSFWVYIIPAMFSFFDLIIFMAFFRELPDALEEAAKIDGANDFGIFCRIVLPVSMPVVATIALFHGVYQWNDYFTGMIYINNTDLQPIQTYLYRVVAQSSSNQMMAAAPGVVAQSVTSQSIKLATMVVTTLPIVLVYPFLQKYFVKGLMIGSIKG from the coding sequence ATGCAGCTATTGCAACGCAGAACAGCAGGCGAAGCGATATTCGATTTCGTGAACAACGTCTTCATGCTGATCATTTGTTTTGTGACGTTGTATCCCGTGTGGTATGTGCTGGTGAACTCCTTTAACGAAGGAGCAGACGCGATGAGGGGCGGCATTTACTGGTGGCCGAGGGTCTTCAGTCTGGGCAGCTATCAGGCTGTGTTTGCCAACAACGGTATTATGACTGCGATGGGAGTGACTATTGCCAAGACGTTAATCGGCACGATTGTTCATGTGTTTTTTACCGCTATGATTGCATATGCATATTCCCGTAAGGAGCTGATCGGGCGCAAGCTATATATGCTGATTGGCACCATTACTCTGTTTTTCGGTGGGGGATTGATTCCAACGTACTTGCTGATTCGTGATCTCGGACTGCTGGACAGCTTTTGGGTGTACATCATTCCTGCGATGTTCAGCTTTTTTGACCTTATTATTTTTATGGCTTTTTTCCGCGAACTGCCGGATGCATTGGAAGAAGCGGCGAAAATAGACGGTGCGAACGATTTCGGTATCTTTTGCCGGATCGTGCTTCCTGTATCTATGCCGGTAGTAGCGACGATTGCGTTGTTTCATGGGGTATACCAGTGGAACGATTATTTTACTGGAATGATCTATATTAATAATACGGATCTTCAGCCGATTCAAACGTATTTGTACCGGGTTGTTGCCCAATCCAGCTCTAATCAGATGATGGCTGCTGCGCCGGGGGTCGTTGCCCAGTCCGTCACTTCGCAATCGATCAAGCTGGCGACGATGGTTGTGACGACACTGCCCATTGTACTGGTATATCCTTTTCTGCAAAAATATTTCGTCAAGGGTCTGATGATCGGCTCGATTAAGGGATAG
- a CDS encoding extracellular solute-binding protein, with protein MNIRKWQKGLLASVLLVGLLAACTSGGGGTVTELQDEKTKATADVPGWKADKEPITFDWYLNFSWFPNKWGTDMTSKYVTQKTGVSVNFIVPAGNENEKLNTMLASGKLPDFVTLGWGEDAVKKMIEGKMVLPLNKLAEKYDPYLIKIADPAKMSWYRQTDGNVYGYPNASSSPQDYQKYGQNFVSNQTFMVRKDMYEAIGKPDMRTPEGFLKALQKVKEKFPEVNGQPLIPIGFHEFTDNGNYSFEDYLLNFLAIPHEKDGKLYDRRSDEEYIRWLKTFRQANEQGLIAKDVFIDKRPQMEEKVAQGRYFAMLYQRSDFATQQVLLYAKDPNSVYIAVDGPSNSKLDPPTLAGPGISGWTVTLISKDVKDKERAIEFLTYLISEEGNRDLYLGEQGKLWDMVNGKPAFKPEVQELLNKDRSAFDKKYGASFTFWMLMDTNMNLQWAPPSVEPYKQPEDWTKGKTKGFSQYDNIKPTGTSAEGIASGQIDKIWGKTLPKLLLASSDEEFDQLFARFLEDRRKAGYDKVMAYQQKAYEENLKKIEQFTK; from the coding sequence ATGAACATTCGCAAATGGCAGAAGGGGCTGTTGGCTTCTGTTCTGCTGGTGGGTTTGCTCGCGGCATGTACGTCCGGTGGAGGCGGTACTGTCACGGAATTACAGGACGAGAAGACCAAGGCTACGGCAGATGTACCAGGATGGAAGGCGGATAAGGAGCCGATTACGTTTGACTGGTATTTGAACTTTTCCTGGTTCCCGAACAAGTGGGGGACGGATATGACCTCGAAGTATGTTACGCAAAAGACTGGGGTCAGCGTCAATTTTATCGTACCGGCAGGAAATGAAAATGAAAAGCTCAATACCATGCTGGCCTCCGGCAAGCTGCCTGATTTTGTCACGCTGGGTTGGGGAGAGGACGCGGTCAAAAAAATGATCGAGGGTAAGATGGTGCTTCCGCTCAACAAGCTGGCCGAGAAATACGATCCGTATCTGATTAAAATAGCTGATCCGGCGAAAATGTCCTGGTATCGCCAAACGGACGGGAATGTATACGGGTATCCTAACGCTTCTTCTTCGCCACAGGATTATCAAAAATACGGCCAAAATTTTGTGTCCAACCAGACGTTTATGGTTCGGAAAGATATGTACGAGGCGATCGGCAAACCAGATATGAGGACACCAGAAGGATTTTTGAAAGCGCTTCAAAAAGTGAAAGAGAAATTTCCGGAGGTGAACGGTCAGCCTCTTATCCCGATAGGATTTCACGAATTTACAGATAACGGAAATTATTCTTTTGAAGACTATTTACTCAATTTCCTAGCCATTCCTCATGAAAAGGACGGCAAGCTATACGATCGTCGTTCGGACGAAGAGTATATTCGCTGGCTCAAAACATTCCGTCAAGCAAATGAGCAGGGCCTGATCGCCAAGGACGTATTTATCGACAAACGTCCGCAAATGGAGGAAAAGGTGGCACAGGGCCGATATTTTGCCATGCTATACCAGCGTTCTGACTTTGCCACTCAACAGGTACTGTTATATGCGAAGGACCCGAACTCCGTCTATATCGCGGTGGATGGACCTTCGAACAGTAAGCTGGACCCGCCGACGCTGGCCGGGCCGGGTATTTCCGGCTGGACGGTGACGCTTATTTCGAAGGATGTCAAAGACAAGGAGCGAGCTATTGAATTTCTGACTTATCTGATTAGCGAGGAAGGAAATCGTGACCTGTATCTGGGGGAGCAGGGCAAGCTATGGGACATGGTTAACGGTAAGCCAGCCTTCAAGCCGGAGGTACAGGAGCTGCTGAACAAGGATCGTTCTGCTTTTGATAAAAAATATGGCGCCTCCTTCACCTTCTGGATGCTGATGGATACGAATATGAATTTGCAGTGGGCGCCGCCCAGCGTCGAGCCGTATAAGCAGCCAGAGGATTGGACGAAAGGGAAGACGAAAGGCTTCTCCCAATATGACAATATTAAACCGACCGGAACTTCGGCAGAGGGTATTGCGTCAGGCCAGATAGATAAAATTTGGGGCAAGACATTGCCGAAGCTGCTGCTTGCTTCCTCAGATGAGGAATTCGACCAGCTGTTTGCTCGCTTTTTGGAAGACCGCAGGAAAGCAGGATATGACAAAGTTATGGCCTATCAGCAAAAAGCCTATGAGGAAAACCTTAAGAAAATTGAACAGTTCACCAAATGA
- a CDS encoding sensor histidine kinase yields MPGRARSQMKSLLRRTIWQWMKGTADRLGGCSLQVKLIVAYIGVILIPVVLFSLYTFHQLYENTMHDITVQNQYVLDTELAHIHSNMEIMERTAQLAISDRNVLRYLTEEREISSDELVQFNLNVFPNLQHLLYSNPNVENIRLYTNNPQAHEIWPMIFKESRLPKASWLKMAQLRQGKIWWEMYKGPKSLLLGQSRQESETVQYMALLREIQSTGGRHAGLVETNMRLELFSPRVFGIPQRDRAWQMFILDGDSSARNAEKPMSSSDIATASSLSDSISIPLSHVHHLFQSQVQGPGGAFDFSYENKPYLGMYRYIEGLDAYLLNVVALDGPLGDLRQKRNAMLLIISMLIVFMSVISYTLHAFILKQLHTLRESMKKVEQEGDFQLRIPVYGRGEVAELALYFRSLLSRINGLIAEAVHKQAAAQEAELLALKHQIDSHFLYNTLENLKMMAEIERQYPLSDALTSLGSMMRYNLQWSGSCVALRDEIRHIQHYVAIMNIRHDNQIGLEIHLSSAFMELEMLKMSLQPVVENAIKHGWSTLQSPFSITIEACSKQDIIELRIQDNGVGISEERRNAIMAGLARTDMDSHEPGMNGGIGLYNVHRRLSMQYGEEYGIRLDSIPGQSTTVTLILPRRYMMRGADHDDQAVDCG; encoded by the coding sequence ATGCCAGGCCGTGCACGTTCACAGATGAAGAGCCTGCTGCGCCGCACTATATGGCAGTGGATGAAGGGGACGGCCGATCGGCTTGGCGGTTGCTCCCTTCAAGTTAAGCTCATTGTCGCGTATATCGGAGTCATTTTAATCCCGGTGGTATTATTCTCGCTATATACCTTTCACCAACTGTACGAGAATACCATGCACGACATCACCGTACAAAATCAGTATGTGTTGGATACAGAGCTGGCCCATATTCATAGCAATATGGAAATTATGGAGCGAACCGCACAGCTTGCGATCTCAGATCGCAACGTACTTCGTTATCTGACCGAGGAACGTGAAATAAGCAGCGATGAGCTAGTCCAATTCAACTTGAATGTGTTTCCAAATTTACAGCACTTGCTGTACAGTAATCCCAATGTAGAGAACATTCGACTGTATACCAATAATCCCCAGGCGCATGAAATATGGCCGATGATTTTCAAAGAATCACGATTGCCTAAGGCTTCCTGGCTGAAAATGGCCCAACTCCGACAAGGGAAAATATGGTGGGAAATGTACAAGGGGCCGAAAAGCTTACTTCTGGGGCAATCCCGGCAGGAAAGTGAGACAGTGCAGTATATGGCACTGCTGCGTGAAATTCAGTCTACCGGAGGAAGACACGCAGGTCTGGTAGAAACAAACATGAGGCTGGAGCTATTTTCACCTAGAGTATTTGGAATCCCACAACGTGATCGTGCATGGCAAATGTTCATTCTGGACGGCGATTCCAGCGCAAGGAACGCTGAAAAACCAATGTCTTCTAGCGATATAGCTACAGCTTCCTCTCTATCAGATTCAATTTCCATCCCTCTGTCCCATGTGCACCATCTGTTTCAGTCCCAGGTTCAGGGACCGGGTGGTGCTTTTGATTTTTCCTATGAGAATAAGCCTTATCTCGGTATGTATCGTTATATAGAAGGGTTGGACGCCTATTTGCTAAATGTGGTGGCGTTGGACGGTCCGCTGGGTGATCTCCGTCAGAAACGCAATGCCATGCTGCTCATTATTAGTATGCTGATTGTGTTTATGTCCGTCATTTCTTATACCCTGCATGCCTTCATTCTCAAGCAGCTACATACACTGCGTGAATCCATGAAAAAAGTAGAGCAGGAGGGTGACTTTCAGCTTAGAATTCCAGTATATGGGCGGGGAGAAGTGGCTGAGCTGGCTCTATATTTTCGCAGTCTGCTAAGTCGGATTAACGGACTCATTGCCGAGGCAGTACACAAGCAGGCCGCTGCTCAGGAGGCTGAACTGCTAGCGCTCAAGCATCAGATTGATTCCCATTTTCTCTATAATACATTGGAAAATTTAAAAATGATGGCGGAGATAGAACGGCAGTATCCGCTGTCGGATGCCCTTACCTCCCTTGGCTCGATGATGCGTTATAATCTCCAATGGTCCGGGTCGTGTGTTGCGTTGCGGGATGAAATCCGACATATCCAGCATTACGTGGCCATCATGAACATTCGCCACGATAACCAAATTGGATTGGAAATTCATCTATCGTCGGCGTTTATGGAACTGGAGATGCTGAAAATGTCGCTGCAGCCTGTAGTCGAAAATGCTATCAAGCACGGTTGGAGTACATTGCAAAGCCCATTCAGCATCACGATTGAAGCCTGCTCTAAGCAGGATATCATAGAATTGCGTATACAGGATAACGGAGTGGGGATATCTGAAGAAAGAAGAAACGCCATCATGGCTGGTCTAGCGCGAACGGATATGGATTCCCATGAGCCCGGGATGAATGGGGGAATCGGTTTGTATAATGTGCATCGCCGTTTAAGTATGCAGTATGGCGAAGAGTATGGCATAAGACTGGACAGCATCCCCGGACAATCGACGACAGTGACCCTAATTTTGCCTAGACGTTACATGATGAGGGGGGCGGACCATGACGACCAAGCTGTTGATTGCGGATGA
- a CDS encoding response regulator transcription factor: MTTKLLIADDEKNIRMGLQAMIEREFSGLYECVLVKDGREAWQHVKQFLPELVITDIRMPVMDGIMLMQHIRELEPERRPLVIILSGYDEFQYAREAIRCGAREYLLKPIVREELFGALAVLNEELKERNHLIDDSVVSVEKGRLAGASVIPDRNGSMTRAIQYIHAHYSEDLNMAVVSNSVSLNYTYFSQAFKAYTGLSFVQYVKRLRIAEAKKLLECQGGKIYEIAANVGFDNAKHFNKVFRELEGMTPQQFRVQNQKGN; the protein is encoded by the coding sequence ATGACGACCAAGCTGTTGATTGCGGATGACGAGAAAAATATTCGAATGGGACTTCAAGCTATGATCGAACGGGAATTTTCCGGTCTCTATGAATGTGTACTGGTCAAGGACGGAAGGGAAGCCTGGCAGCATGTGAAGCAGTTTTTGCCCGAGTTGGTGATAACGGATATCCGTATGCCTGTTATGGATGGCATTATGCTGATGCAGCATATTCGCGAGCTGGAGCCGGAACGCAGACCTTTGGTGATCATTCTCAGTGGATATGACGAGTTCCAGTATGCGCGCGAAGCGATTCGCTGCGGGGCACGGGAGTATTTGCTCAAGCCGATTGTAAGGGAGGAGCTGTTTGGTGCGCTGGCAGTTTTGAATGAGGAATTGAAGGAGAGGAACCACCTCATAGACGATAGTGTTGTCAGCGTAGAGAAAGGTAGACTGGCTGGCGCGAGTGTCATCCCCGATAGAAATGGTAGCATGACACGTGCTATCCAATACATCCATGCTCATTACAGCGAGGATTTAAATATGGCAGTAGTATCCAATTCAGTATCCTTGAATTATACGTATTTTAGTCAGGCTTTCAAAGCCTATACAGGCCTTAGCTTTGTTCAATATGTAAAAAGGCTGCGCATTGCAGAAGCCAAAAAGCTGCTGGAGTGTCAAGGGGGCAAGATTTATGAAATTGCGGCTAATGTGGGTTTTGACAATGCAAAGCATTTTAACAAAGTATTTCGTGAGCTGGAGGGGATGACCCCACAGCAGTTTCGAGTGCAGAATCAAAAGGGTAATTAG
- a CDS encoding DUF3891 family protein — MVIYETDQAYIMTTQHDHAHISGELASQWEESAFKNRRHKQDFVYAAREHDRGWIQLDAAPFWNDHVSAPYTFIDFPLSPRFVFYRLGIDEVEQGSIYAALLCSLMYKELVGRTEHQNAQDKQITHAYQEAEEQRRQRLKQELACGVTFDHQVRTDVRRMLFCDELSLFLCSREPGTPTADYEWFAEGLSFPAVRHESGRVWAEWLSDQTVGLSFFPFRGKVGITHTFKKVDKEKIRSFGLLEAYRSSEWTHRTFTVEHIMEVEEHKENA, encoded by the coding sequence ATGGTTATTTATGAAACGGACCAAGCTTATATCATGACGACGCAGCATGACCATGCCCATATTTCGGGTGAGTTGGCTTCGCAATGGGAAGAGAGTGCCTTCAAGAATAGACGTCATAAGCAGGATTTTGTATATGCAGCAAGGGAGCATGATCGGGGTTGGATACAGTTAGACGCTGCTCCTTTCTGGAATGATCATGTGTCTGCACCTTATACATTTATTGATTTTCCGCTCAGTCCACGTTTTGTTTTCTATCGTCTTGGGATTGATGAAGTCGAACAAGGAAGTATATATGCGGCGTTACTGTGTAGCTTGATGTACAAGGAGCTAGTCGGACGGACCGAGCATCAAAACGCTCAGGACAAGCAGATTACGCATGCTTATCAGGAGGCGGAGGAACAGCGTCGGCAGAGGCTCAAACAGGAGCTGGCATGTGGCGTAACCTTCGACCATCAAGTACGGACCGATGTACGGAGAATGTTGTTTTGCGACGAATTGAGTCTGTTTTTGTGCAGCCGAGAGCCGGGTACGCCTACAGCAGATTATGAATGGTTTGCTGAAGGTTTAAGCTTCCCGGCTGTTCGACATGAAAGCGGGCGAGTTTGGGCCGAGTGGCTATCGGATCAGACTGTAGGTCTTTCCTTTTTTCCTTTCAGGGGAAAGGTAGGGATTACTCATACCTTTAAGAAGGTGGACAAGGAGAAAATTCGTTCCTTTGGTCTCCTAGAGGCTTACCGTTCTTCCGAATGGACGCATCGAACCTTTACCGTTGAACATATCATGGAAGTAGAAGAACATAAGGAGAATGCCTGA
- a CDS encoding glucose-1-phosphate adenylyltransferase gives MRKKEVVAMLLAGGQGKRLKGLTRTLAKPAVFFGGTYRIIDFPLSNCTHSGIDTVGVLTQYEPLVLHSYIGVGSDWDLDRLDGGVFVLPPHEKENGNNWYRGTADAIYRNLHFLDQYDPEHVLILSGDHIYKMDYSRMLHYHKEKEADCTISVINVTIQEAQRFGILNADDDLKIYDFEEKPEQPKSTLASMGIYLFKWEVLRRYLLESASDSESSHDFGKDIIPLLLQHGRSLYAYPFAGYWKDVGTIQSLWESNMDLLVQDPPLDLNDPFWRIYTRSPNQPAQYITQRAILKNSIVNEGCMVDGEVRHSVLFYGVEVGEGSVITDSVIMPNVKIGRNVRIHRAIVNENIVIEDNAFIGPEDSSDEIILFDQESQLHARI, from the coding sequence ATGAGAAAGAAGGAAGTGGTTGCCATGCTGCTCGCCGGCGGACAAGGCAAAAGACTCAAAGGACTTACCCGTACACTAGCCAAACCGGCAGTGTTTTTTGGAGGGACTTACCGCATTATTGATTTCCCTCTCAGCAATTGCACTCATTCTGGTATAGACACCGTAGGCGTATTGACCCAATACGAGCCGTTGGTGCTTCATTCCTATATCGGCGTAGGCAGCGACTGGGATTTGGATCGCCTGGATGGAGGAGTGTTCGTTTTACCTCCGCACGAGAAAGAAAATGGAAACAACTGGTACAGGGGCACGGCGGATGCAATTTATCGAAACCTGCATTTCTTGGATCAGTATGACCCGGAGCATGTACTCATTCTGTCAGGGGATCACATTTATAAAATGGACTACAGTCGAATGCTCCACTATCACAAGGAGAAGGAAGCAGACTGCACCATTTCTGTCATCAATGTCACGATTCAGGAAGCCCAACGATTTGGGATACTGAACGCCGATGATGATCTGAAAATATACGACTTCGAGGAGAAGCCTGAACAGCCGAAAAGTACATTGGCCTCCATGGGCATTTATTTGTTCAAATGGGAGGTGTTGCGTCGCTATTTACTGGAAAGCGCAAGCGATTCTGAATCCTCACATGATTTTGGCAAGGATATCATTCCATTGCTGCTTCAGCATGGCCGGTCGCTGTATGCGTACCCGTTTGCCGGGTACTGGAAGGATGTAGGTACCATTCAGAGCTTGTGGGAGTCCAACATGGATCTTCTGGTTCAGGATCCGCCTTTGGATCTGAACGATCCTTTCTGGCGCATCTATACCCGCAGCCCCAATCAACCGGCCCAGTATATAACCCAACGGGCGATTCTCAAAAACAGTATTGTAAATGAAGGCTGCATGGTGGATGGAGAAGTAAGGCATTCTGTACTATTTTATGGGGTCGAAGTAGGTGAAGGGAGCGTTATTACCGATTCTGTCATCATGCCGAACGTAAAAATTGGGCGCAATGTACGTATCCACCGGGCTATCGTGAATGAGAACATCGTTATTGAAGACAACGCGTTTATCGGACCTGAAGATAGTTCTGATGAGATTATTTTGTTCGATCAGGAAAGCCAGCTTCATGCACGAATTTAA
- the glgD gene encoding glucose-1-phosphate adenylyltransferase subunit GlgD: MSRLIGVINLDHELDQLKELTYFRCGAAVPFASRYRLIDFTLSNMMHAGVHDIALFIRRKYRSLLDHLGEGRPWDLDRRRGGLFILPPDWNDPTDASRGDLQHVHNNLDFFHRSSGQTLVHAGTQHVNKVDIEDVYRYHREKNADVTLVYKPIDQLESEHAPCARLEIDENGRVTGIHQEQDHHNIYLEMFVMDKGLYLDQVKHCIAHQDNHFFRDAIQKNPSGLRIYAYRYEGYHAVINSIESYYKNSMKLLDQQQYQALFQNQPVHTKIKYEAPTRYTHSAEVDHSLVANGCTIGGKVENSILFRGVQVEEGARVSNSIIMQKCVIRKGAVVENVVLDKDVQLSPDRTLIGDIRVPYVIAKNSVI, translated from the coding sequence ATGAGCCGACTCATTGGAGTTATCAACCTGGATCACGAACTGGATCAATTGAAGGAGTTGACCTATTTCCGGTGCGGGGCCGCAGTTCCCTTTGCCAGTCGATATCGGCTCATTGATTTTACCTTATCCAACATGATGCATGCAGGGGTGCATGATATTGCACTGTTTATCCGCCGCAAATACCGTTCGCTGCTGGATCATCTGGGTGAAGGTCGGCCTTGGGATTTAGACCGCAGACGGGGCGGGTTGTTTATTTTGCCACCGGACTGGAATGATCCGACGGATGCATCACGTGGAGATTTGCAGCATGTGCACAACAATCTGGATTTTTTTCATCGCTCATCGGGGCAAACCCTTGTTCACGCAGGAACTCAGCATGTCAATAAGGTTGATATCGAGGATGTATACCGTTATCATCGGGAGAAAAATGCAGATGTTACCCTCGTATATAAACCCATAGACCAGCTCGAATCTGAACATGCTCCTTGTGCACGACTGGAGATTGATGAGAACGGACGGGTGACTGGTATTCATCAGGAGCAGGATCATCATAATATTTATCTGGAAATGTTCGTGATGGACAAAGGCTTGTATCTGGATCAGGTGAAGCATTGCATTGCCCATCAGGATAATCATTTCTTTCGCGATGCCATCCAGAAAAACCCAAGTGGGCTGCGCATTTATGCGTATCGTTATGAAGGTTATCATGCAGTCATTAATTCTATCGAGAGCTACTATAAAAATAGCATGAAGCTGCTGGATCAGCAGCAGTATCAAGCACTGTTCCAGAATCAGCCGGTGCACACCAAAATCAAGTATGAAGCCCCGACTCGTTATACGCACAGCGCCGAGGTGGATCATTCGCTTGTTGCTAATGGCTGCACCATTGGGGGCAAGGTCGAGAACAGTATTCTTTTCCGTGGAGTGCAGGTGGAGGAGGGCGCGCGGGTAAGCAACTCGATTATTATGCAAAAATGTGTCATCCGTAAAGGGGCAGTTGTGGAGAATGTGGTTTTAGATAAAGATGTACAGCTTTCACCAGATCGAACTCTGATTGGAGACATTAGAGTTCCCTATGTCATTGCCAAGAATAGCGTAATTTAA
- a CDS encoding glycogen/starch/alpha-glucan phosphorylase has product MFSNKEAFKQAFREQLVGRLGKPMQEAQSEDVYKVLGGMIREQVGKNWAETNQAYKEGQEKQIYYFSLEFLIGRLLGSNLLNLGVLDMVRQALGELGWDLEEIEEQEADAGLGNGGLGRLAACFMDSLASLGYAGHGCGIRYKYGLFEQRIVDGNQVELPDYWLQKGNVWEERRPDKKVEVHFWGRVETREQEGRLVFETQDAETVWAVPYDIPLVGYGHAQVNTLRIWSAESALDPVRGPIRGEGGYYRFLDYNRSVESISAFLYPDDSNYEGKLLRLKQQYFLCSAGLQSILRTFEKLRLPYSQLPDKIALHINDTHPTLVIPELMRILIDVKGLGWDDAWDITTRTVSYTNHTILSEALEQWPVNMVRELLPRISLIIEEMNKRYCAMLLERYPGQDIKIGEMAIIHGEQIRMAHLAIVGSYSVNGVAALHTQILKEREMKSFHELYPDRFNNKTNGIAHRRWLIHANPELASLYDETIGTRWRTRPRELIDLLRYSGDESFKERIQAIKRNNKVRLAEHVFAKQGVRLDTSSIFDVQVKRLHGYKRQLLNILHVMHLYSQLKSNPGLDVTPRTFVFGAKAAPGYFLAKQTIKLINNVADTINRDVDVKDKLKVVFLENYSVSLAELIIPAADVSEQISTAGKEASGTGNMKFMMNGALTIGTLDGANVEMHEMVGDANMFIFGLKVDQIEAYYRDGQYSARKTANSDERLREVLDQLVNDAPFTRHEREFEAIYQSLIDHNDEYFVLKDFASYVDTQVHIEQVYRNPSEWTRRVIVNMAHSGKFSSDCTIQQYATEIWDIVPLQNDVNKRILS; this is encoded by the coding sequence TTGTTCAGCAATAAAGAAGCTTTTAAGCAGGCTTTTCGAGAGCAACTGGTCGGAAGGCTGGGCAAACCGATGCAGGAGGCTCAGTCGGAAGACGTATATAAGGTTTTGGGTGGCATGATTCGTGAACAAGTCGGCAAGAATTGGGCAGAAACGAACCAAGCCTACAAAGAAGGACAAGAGAAGCAGATTTATTATTTTTCACTGGAATTTTTGATAGGTCGTCTACTGGGCAGTAATCTGCTGAATTTGGGCGTACTGGATATGGTTCGGCAGGCATTGGGTGAACTGGGCTGGGATCTGGAGGAAATTGAAGAACAGGAGGCGGACGCGGGGCTAGGCAATGGTGGTCTCGGCCGTCTGGCGGCTTGCTTCATGGACTCGCTGGCATCCCTTGGCTATGCAGGACATGGCTGCGGCATCCGATATAAATATGGTCTGTTTGAACAGCGTATTGTGGATGGAAATCAGGTTGAACTGCCGGATTACTGGCTACAGAAAGGGAATGTCTGGGAGGAACGCCGTCCTGACAAAAAGGTCGAGGTTCATTTTTGGGGAAGAGTGGAAACCCGTGAACAGGAGGGACGTCTTGTATTCGAGACACAGGATGCCGAAACAGTCTGGGCTGTCCCTTACGATATTCCGCTGGTGGGCTATGGTCATGCGCAGGTGAATACGCTGCGGATTTGGAGTGCGGAATCAGCGCTTGATCCCGTTCGAGGACCGATTCGAGGCGAGGGCGGTTATTACCGCTTTCTCGACTACAATCGATCGGTGGAATCCATCTCGGCATTTCTATATCCGGATGACTCCAATTATGAGGGAAAGCTGCTTCGCTTGAAGCAGCAGTATTTCCTGTGCTCGGCCGGATTGCAAAGTATTTTACGTACGTTCGAGAAGCTTCGTTTACCTTATAGCCAGTTGCCCGATAAAATAGCACTGCACATTAACGATACACATCCGACGCTGGTTATACCGGAACTGATGCGTATTCTGATAGACGTGAAGGGCTTGGGCTGGGACGATGCATGGGATATTACGACGCGAACCGTTTCTTATACGAATCATACGATATTAAGTGAGGCGCTGGAACAATGGCCTGTCAATATGGTACGGGAGCTACTTCCTCGCATTTCCTTGATCATTGAAGAAATGAACAAACGTTATTGCGCTATGCTACTGGAGCGTTACCCGGGTCAGGACATCAAAATTGGTGAAATGGCGATTATTCACGGTGAACAAATCCGTATGGCTCACTTGGCAATCGTCGGCAGCTACAGCGTTAATGGGGTAGCTGCGCTGCATACGCAAATATTAAAGGAACGAGAGATGAAGTCGTTTCACGAGCTGTACCCTGACCGTTTTAATAATAAAACAAACGGGATTGCCCATCGCCGCTGGCTAATACATGCCAACCCGGAGCTGGCAAGCTTGTACGATGAGACCATCGGCACACGTTGGAGGACCCGTCCAAGGGAGCTCATCGACCTGCTTCGTTACAGTGGGGACGAGTCGTTCAAAGAACGGATACAGGCGATTAAGCGAAATAATAAAGTCAGGCTCGCTGAGCATGTTTTTGCAAAACAGGGCGTGCGGCTGGATACGTCCTCCATTTTTGATGTACAGGTCAAACGGTTGCATGGTTATAAGCGACAGCTGCTCAACATTTTGCATGTGATGCATTTATACAGTCAGCTTAAAAGTAATCCTGGCCTGGATGTGACGCCACGCACGTTTGTTTTTGGAGCCAAAGCCGCCCCCGGTTATTTTCTCGCCAAACAGACGATCAAGCTCATTAACAACGTGGCGGACACGATCAATCGGGATGTAGATGTCAAGGACAAGCTGAAAGTCGTTTTCCTTGAAAATTATTCGGTCTCGCTAGCCGAGCTGATTATTCCTGCGGCGGATGTCAGTGAGCAGATTTCCACGGCAGGCAAGGAAGCCTCAGGCACAGGGAACATGAAATTTATGATGAACGGTGCGCTCACAATAGGTACATTGGACGGAGCCAATGTTGAAATGCATGAAATGGTAGGCGATGCCAACATGTTCATTTTTGGATTGAAGGTGGATCAGATCGAGGCATATTACCGAGACGGCCAGTATTCGGCGCGCAAAACAGCCAACAGTGACGAAAGACTGCGTGAAGTGTTGGATCAACTCGTGAACGATGCTCCTTTTACGCGGCATGAACGGGAATTTGAGGCCATTTATCAATCCCTGATTGATCATAATGATGAATACTTTGTGCTCAAGGACTTCGCATCCTATGTGGATACACAGGTTCACATTGAACAAGTGTATCGGAATCCCTCGGAGTGGACTCGGCGTGTTATTGTGAACATGGCCCATTCCGGGAAATTTTCTAGTGATTGTACGATTCAGCAGTATGCAACTGAGATTTGGGACATTGTACCTCTCCAAAACGATGTCAACAAGCGAATTCTGTCCTAA